A stretch of Gadus macrocephalus chromosome 17, ASM3116895v1 DNA encodes these proteins:
- the LOC132475824 gene encoding zinc finger CW-type PWWP domain protein 1-like isoform X2 — translation MDKTSKKGKEKARFIPLFQTGESKPNPISKKKGQPLDGEQKRLANTISGKKSQPLDGEEKRLPNTISGKKSQPLDGEEKRLPNPISKKKSRPLDGEEKRLPNPISKKKSRPLDGEEKRLPNPIPTEKSRPLGKGREEDTAAGQEKAEETEHTQGDKMKKTREKSQIPAEEGIDEFEEVVARVLDDASPGLKEERQTTVQLRTPSYFKRKLHDEQKDKDEEYYEQYSSCSVSEEQGSGDDDDDNISTSLWPGCLVWAQQTGYPWWPAMVERDPDTHQYCCFTHRTDTNPSRYHVTYLGQPVSRAWLSSGRIKPYSSLTLERAINMPSQKRHMEKLKKAVAMASRVQKETVITRIDMFGFLGRFVSDRESSEDSDLEEAAYDILDSHNIRLEQTNKKTKDGSSKQRGSLKKMRRERESDGDVNKSCRTEEGTKRRKERKSGGLEEENSQ, via the exons ATGGACAAAACTAGCAAAAAAG GCAAAGAAAAAGCCCGGTTTATCCCGCTCTTCCAGACAGGAGAAAGCAAGCCTAACCCCATCTCTAAAAAGAAGGGCCAACCTCTAGATGGCGAACAAAAAAGATTGGCTAACACTATCTCTGGAAAGAAGAGCCAACCTCTAGATGGAGAAGAAAAGAGACTGCCTAACACTATCTCTGGAAAGAAGAGCCAACCTCTAGATGGAGAAGAAAAGAGACTGCCTAACCCCATCTCTAAAAAGAAGAGCCGACCTCTAGATGGAGAAGAAAAGAGACTGCCTAACCCCATCTCTAAAAAGAAGAGCCGACCTCTAGATGGAGAAGAAAAGAGACTGCCTAACCCCATCCCTACAGAGAAGAGCAGACCTCTAGGAAAGGGACGGGAAGAAGACACGGCTGCTGGTCAAGAAAAGGCTGAAGAGACGGAGCACACACAAGGGGACAAAATGAAGAAAACAAGAGAGAAGAGCCAGATACCAGCAGAAGAAGGGATAGATGAG TTTGAAGAGGTAGTTGCTAGAGTCCTGGATGATGCCAGTCCGGGGCTGAAGGAAGAGCGCCAGACCACCGTCCAGCTCAG AACTCCAAGTTATTTCAAGAGGAAACTACATGATGAACAAAAGGACAAGGATGAAGAATACT atgaaCAGTACTCTAGCTGTAGTGTATCTGAGGAGCAGGGGTCTGGGGACGATGATGACGACAACATCAGCACTAGTCTGTGGCCAGGCTGTCTCGTCTGGGCTCAGCAGACCGGGTATCCATG GTGGCCGGCCATggtagagagagacccagacacCCACCAGTACTGTTGCTTCACCCACAGAACAGACACCAATcct tctCGGTATCATGTGACCTACCTCGGCCAACCAGTGAGCAGAGCCTGGCTGTCGAGTGGCAGAATCAAACCCTACTCCAGCCTGACCCTGGAGCGGGCTATAAAT ATGCCGTCTCAGAAGCGACACatggaaaaactgaaaaaagctGTAGCCATGGCATCACGGGTCCAAAAAGAAACCGTAATA ACGAGGATAGACATGTTCGGTTTCCTGGGTCGCTTTGTGTCTGATAGGGAAAGTTCAGAGGACAGCGACCTAGaag AAGCTGCATATGATATTTTGGATAGTCATAATATCAGATTGGAACAGACCAATAAAAAG ACAAAAGATGGGAGTTCAAAGCAGAGAG GGAGCCTGAAGAAgatgaggagagaaagagagagtgatggtGATGTAAACAAGAGCTGCAGAACGGAGGAGGGGAcgaagagaagaaaagagagaaagagtggagGACTTGAAGAGGAGAACTCTCAATAA
- the LOC132475824 gene encoding zinc finger CW-type PWWP domain protein 1-like isoform X3: MDKTSKKGKEKARFIPLFQTGESKPNPISKKKGQPLDGEQKRLANTISGKKSQPLDGEEKRLPNTISGKKSQPLDGEEKRLPNPISKKKSRPLDGEEKRLPNPISKKKSRPLDGEEKRLPNPIPTEKSRPLGKGREEDTAAGQEKAEETEHTQGDKMKKTREKSQIPAEEGIDEFEEVVARVLDDASPGLKEERQTTVQLRTPSYFKRKLHDEQKDKDEEYYDQWVQCSDCDKWRRLKSGSEPSDLLGAWTCPLNTDEQYSSCSVSEEQGSGDDDDDNISTSLWPGCLVWAQQTGYPWWPAMVERDPDTHQYCCFTHRTDTNPSRYHVTYLGQPVSRAWLSSGRIKPYSSLTLERAINMPSQKRHMEKLKKAVAMASRVQKETVITRIDMFGFLGRFVSDRESSEDSDLEEAAYDILDSHNIRLEQTNKKGA; this comes from the exons ATGGACAAAACTAGCAAAAAAG GCAAAGAAAAAGCCCGGTTTATCCCGCTCTTCCAGACAGGAGAAAGCAAGCCTAACCCCATCTCTAAAAAGAAGGGCCAACCTCTAGATGGCGAACAAAAAAGATTGGCTAACACTATCTCTGGAAAGAAGAGCCAACCTCTAGATGGAGAAGAAAAGAGACTGCCTAACACTATCTCTGGAAAGAAGAGCCAACCTCTAGATGGAGAAGAAAAGAGACTGCCTAACCCCATCTCTAAAAAGAAGAGCCGACCTCTAGATGGAGAAGAAAAGAGACTGCCTAACCCCATCTCTAAAAAGAAGAGCCGACCTCTAGATGGAGAAGAAAAGAGACTGCCTAACCCCATCCCTACAGAGAAGAGCAGACCTCTAGGAAAGGGACGGGAAGAAGACACGGCTGCTGGTCAAGAAAAGGCTGAAGAGACGGAGCACACACAAGGGGACAAAATGAAGAAAACAAGAGAGAAGAGCCAGATACCAGCAGAAGAAGGGATAGATGAG TTTGAAGAGGTAGTTGCTAGAGTCCTGGATGATGCCAGTCCGGGGCTGAAGGAAGAGCGCCAGACCACCGTCCAGCTCAG AACTCCAAGTTATTTCAAGAGGAAACTACATGATGAACAAAAGGACAAGGATGAAGAATACT atGACCAGTGGGTCCAGTGTAGTGACTGTGATAAGTGGAGGAGACTGAAGTCTGGGTCCGAACCCTCAGACCTGCTGGGTGCCTGGACTTGCCCTCTCAATACAG atgaaCAGTACTCTAGCTGTAGTGTATCTGAGGAGCAGGGGTCTGGGGACGATGATGACGACAACATCAGCACTAGTCTGTGGCCAGGCTGTCTCGTCTGGGCTCAGCAGACCGGGTATCCATG GTGGCCGGCCATggtagagagagacccagacacCCACCAGTACTGTTGCTTCACCCACAGAACAGACACCAATcct tctCGGTATCATGTGACCTACCTCGGCCAACCAGTGAGCAGAGCCTGGCTGTCGAGTGGCAGAATCAAACCCTACTCCAGCCTGACCCTGGAGCGGGCTATAAAT ATGCCGTCTCAGAAGCGACACatggaaaaactgaaaaaagctGTAGCCATGGCATCACGGGTCCAAAAAGAAACCGTAATA ACGAGGATAGACATGTTCGGTTTCCTGGGTCGCTTTGTGTCTGATAGGGAAAGTTCAGAGGACAGCGACCTAGaag AAGCTGCATATGATATTTTGGATAGTCATAATATCAGATTGGAACAGACCAATAAAAAG GGAGCCTGA
- the LOC132475824 gene encoding zinc finger CW-type PWWP domain protein 1-like isoform X1, whose product MDKTSKKGKEKARFIPLFQTGESKPNPISKKKGQPLDGEQKRLANTISGKKSQPLDGEEKRLPNTISGKKSQPLDGEEKRLPNPISKKKSRPLDGEEKRLPNPISKKKSRPLDGEEKRLPNPIPTEKSRPLGKGREEDTAAGQEKAEETEHTQGDKMKKTREKSQIPAEEGIDEFEEVVARVLDDASPGLKEERQTTVQLRTPSYFKRKLHDEQKDKDEEYYDQWVQCSDCDKWRRLKSGSEPSDLLGAWTCPLNTDEQYSSCSVSEEQGSGDDDDDNISTSLWPGCLVWAQQTGYPWWPAMVERDPDTHQYCCFTHRTDTNPSRYHVTYLGQPVSRAWLSSGRIKPYSSLTLERAINMPSQKRHMEKLKKAVAMASRVQKETVITRIDMFGFLGRFVSDRESSEDSDLEEAAYDILDSHNIRLEQTNKKTKDGSSKQRGSLKKMRRERESDGDVNKSCRTEEGTKRRKERKSGGLEEENSQ is encoded by the exons ATGGACAAAACTAGCAAAAAAG GCAAAGAAAAAGCCCGGTTTATCCCGCTCTTCCAGACAGGAGAAAGCAAGCCTAACCCCATCTCTAAAAAGAAGGGCCAACCTCTAGATGGCGAACAAAAAAGATTGGCTAACACTATCTCTGGAAAGAAGAGCCAACCTCTAGATGGAGAAGAAAAGAGACTGCCTAACACTATCTCTGGAAAGAAGAGCCAACCTCTAGATGGAGAAGAAAAGAGACTGCCTAACCCCATCTCTAAAAAGAAGAGCCGACCTCTAGATGGAGAAGAAAAGAGACTGCCTAACCCCATCTCTAAAAAGAAGAGCCGACCTCTAGATGGAGAAGAAAAGAGACTGCCTAACCCCATCCCTACAGAGAAGAGCAGACCTCTAGGAAAGGGACGGGAAGAAGACACGGCTGCTGGTCAAGAAAAGGCTGAAGAGACGGAGCACACACAAGGGGACAAAATGAAGAAAACAAGAGAGAAGAGCCAGATACCAGCAGAAGAAGGGATAGATGAG TTTGAAGAGGTAGTTGCTAGAGTCCTGGATGATGCCAGTCCGGGGCTGAAGGAAGAGCGCCAGACCACCGTCCAGCTCAG AACTCCAAGTTATTTCAAGAGGAAACTACATGATGAACAAAAGGACAAGGATGAAGAATACT atGACCAGTGGGTCCAGTGTAGTGACTGTGATAAGTGGAGGAGACTGAAGTCTGGGTCCGAACCCTCAGACCTGCTGGGTGCCTGGACTTGCCCTCTCAATACAG atgaaCAGTACTCTAGCTGTAGTGTATCTGAGGAGCAGGGGTCTGGGGACGATGATGACGACAACATCAGCACTAGTCTGTGGCCAGGCTGTCTCGTCTGGGCTCAGCAGACCGGGTATCCATG GTGGCCGGCCATggtagagagagacccagacacCCACCAGTACTGTTGCTTCACCCACAGAACAGACACCAATcct tctCGGTATCATGTGACCTACCTCGGCCAACCAGTGAGCAGAGCCTGGCTGTCGAGTGGCAGAATCAAACCCTACTCCAGCCTGACCCTGGAGCGGGCTATAAAT ATGCCGTCTCAGAAGCGACACatggaaaaactgaaaaaagctGTAGCCATGGCATCACGGGTCCAAAAAGAAACCGTAATA ACGAGGATAGACATGTTCGGTTTCCTGGGTCGCTTTGTGTCTGATAGGGAAAGTTCAGAGGACAGCGACCTAGaag AAGCTGCATATGATATTTTGGATAGTCATAATATCAGATTGGAACAGACCAATAAAAAG ACAAAAGATGGGAGTTCAAAGCAGAGAG GGAGCCTGAAGAAgatgaggagagaaagagagagtgatggtGATGTAAACAAGAGCTGCAGAACGGAGGAGGGGAcgaagagaagaaaagagagaaagagtggagGACTTGAAGAGGAGAACTCTCAATAA